The Takifugu rubripes chromosome 16, fTakRub1.2, whole genome shotgun sequence genome contains the following window.
GTTTGCGCGCCTCCACGTAGATGCGCCCGTAGAGCGCGATGAGCAGCAGCGTGGGGATGTAAAAGGCGCCGAAGGTGGAGTAGATGGTGTAGAAGATGTGGTCGCTGTTCACGTTGCAGCTCGTCACCTCTTCCGCCTTCACCTGGCGCCAGAAGAAGGGCggcagagagatggagatggcGATCACCCAGGCGGTGGCGATCATGCCGGCCGCGCGCGCTGGCGTGCGCTTCTTGGAGTACTCCACCGCGTCCGTGATGGCCCAGTAGCGGTCCAGCGCGATCACGCACAGGTGCAGGATGGACGCGGTGCAGCAGGTGATGTCCGAGGACAGCCAGATGTCGCACATCACCTGTCCGAGCGTCCACGTCTGGCTGACCGTGTAGAGCGCGCTGATGGGCATCACCAGGATGGAGACCAGGAGGTCCGTGACGGCCAGCGAGGCGATCAGAAAGTTGGCCGGGGTGTGGAGTTTTCTGGACTGGTAGATGGTGGCGATGACGAAGGCGTTCGAAAGCGTCGTGGCGAAAGTTATGAGCGCTAAGGTGACGGCGACCCCCGCCTGGACCGCCACGTTACCGTCGCTCCCCGCCGCTCCGGGCGTCAGATTGGCGTGCGTGTAGTTGCGGGAGATGTTGAGCAGCTCGGGCGCGGGTCTGAGCTGGCTGGCATCCTCCATGCCTCCACCTTCCGAACCGCCCTGTCATCGAGCTGCAGGACAGCCGGGACCAGACAGGTGATTCTGCCTCCCCCTCTTCATCTCACTCTCCTCATCCTCGCACATCGTCCTCAGCGGGAGCGAGGCTCCTCCATCATCCGTCCAAGTCTCCCGTTTTTCAGACCCACTCAAGCATCCATACGCGAACGGAGCcgctttaatttaaaaaaaaaatccgcacAAGTTGAGGCTGACTCCAGCTTTTATagcctccccttcctcccctcctctccctccctctctccctctctctcctcagacTCTCAGATGGTGAAATGACTTTTTTTGGTCAATAGTGAATCATTTCTATCGCAGCCTGATCAGACTGCAACTGTCATGGTTGGAAGCTCTTCATTTCCAAATAACCACTCATTTATGTGAGCTGGGTCGTTTCTCCTGCACTTTCCATCTGTAACAAGACCCTGACGTCAACACCGTCCTGCCACCgggcttgtttgtttgtttgtttgttaggaAATGGTGATATTCGGGCCTGGGAAGAGATGATTACACTTTGAACCTAAAACACCAGTGCTGCCTGTATATGCTGATCACGGCCGAGAAATACTTTGGTTTGTTTCTCATTCATTTTATCATTGAGGTctgatttaaaatatatatatatatatattattattattttcaagaGCTCCTGCATCtactatttcatttttaatttttatttaaacgTGTGTCGATATGCTTGACTCTAATTTCATCATCCATAAAATAATTTGGATTAAACTGGATATTGAACAGTATTGATCAGTGATCCGTTAAAGTTCCATCAGATAATATTTAAAAGTGGGTTAAATAAGACTCTTTTGCACGGTTTTAAAGGCTATCATAGactatttctgtgtgtgtgtcaataaaaggcacaaatgtgttttaacatatttatttcTGACAGCAGAATTAAAAGGTTTCTGGCGGAAGTCACTGAATCTCATTTTCCTGTAATAACATCGGCTGttccgttagcattagctgttccattagcattagctgttccgttagcattagctgttctattagcattagctgttctattagcattagctgttccgttagcattagctgttccGTTAGCATCGGCTGTTCTGTTACCATCAGCGTCGAGCTCCACTTCAACAGGTGCTGCTCGATGGAGAGTAAAACTAGTAATCTTCAAGGTAAACCAATCCACATCAGCTCgaaatgtaattttttaaatatttgcgCCAATAATATCGAGTTTATTGTCTCTGTGTGAATGAAATACTTTAGCGAAATATTGCGCTAACGTTAGCCTGCTATTAGCGAAGTGTTAAATAATGGATACAGTTTCCAACTaccagattttattttataataaaatattaTAATAGGTTATTTAACATTTGCTCCAATCTActttaacattaaaatgaaagatgtgtATTCTCGAACAAGTGGCGCGGCAGAGCTAGTTTAGCTTAGCATTAATATTCATATTGAAACAACAAACACGTGTATTAAATGGGTTTGAAGCTAGTAAACGTGTCAAGGTTGGTCGCTTTGAGTTaaggttttttaaaaactcaaacCTTTATGCAGTTATGTCCTAAAATATTGGAAGAGACATCTTTAAAACATGCCAAGGTGAAGTCGTTTTCAGCAATAATTCTGGTAGAAGCCTTCAATCcagcagaaaatgtgtttaaaatgaaaacacctTGATAACGTGGCCGCCTGCCAGACAGAACAGTTGTTTCAGTTATTTCTTCAATTTGGCTTAAATATTACGGCTTTATGGCTTTACTTTAACGGGCAGAGAAACTAGGATAAGAAGGATGTTGATGGTCACCCATGTGATCCTCACATGGTTGGTGAGGAATTACGCCAACCTTCAGAAAGTTCTTCAGCGTTGATCGTTTTCACGCCTCCCTTATTTCCTATTTCCATCCAGAGATGTCGCCGCTGGTCTGCTCAGATTTGCCCCTTGTTCCGTGTTTCCAGGCGCGTGTCGGAGGCAGTGGGCTCTCTCCCAGGCCAGAGTGGCCCTGGCACTGGTGCTGGTGAAGATCAAACCCTCGGGTGTGAGCGCTCGACAATACGCCGACGCGTTGGCCTCCAAGCTGAGAATCCTGGATGAAGGCTGGAAGAAGGAGGCCCGGGACCTGCAGGAGCAGGTGCTGAGGCTGCGGCAGGAGCTGCTGATGAGCCAGGTGGTGCCGGGGGGgctggcagccagcagcagcgaggcagcaggTGGAACACGtagacatgcagacagaaagTACATGTTTACCACAAGCATCAGCGTTTACTGGAGGGCCACATTGTCTGgtgtcacttcctctctcctgGAGGTCTCCAAGGGTCCAAACGTTCTTTCTATACAAATGTgcaagaaaataaatcaaatctttCTTGGAAAAGTAGCTATTTTTCTGGTTTTCAGGTAGCAGAAACAGTCTCACTTTGTCTTTTTATGGTTCCAGGCTGCGACAGAACTGTGGACCCAGCTTCTCAGGACCTCTTTGGGCCAGAATGTGTGGTCCAAACAGACTCGGAGACCCCTGAACTCCTCCCCAGCGTCCCTCTCCAACGGCCTGCCGACACTCCCCGCCTTCAGGAGCGTCCTCAGGAGGTCTTTCCTCACGTGGAGTTCCTGCAGTCGCTGTGCGCCCTTCAGAGGGTCAGAGGGGACGACCACGGCCTGGAACCACTCTGGTTCCCCCCTGATGCCGATGCCGGGTCCCTCCTGGCGGACTCTGTGTGCCAGCTCCTGGACTCGGTTGTGAAGGCCTGTAAAGATCCACCCCCTTTTGGACCTGGTGACCCGGTGCTGCAGGCCTGCCGGGTTGTTTCCCAGGCGACGGACCTGTTCTGCTCCCAGAGGCTGCCTTCTGTGGAGTTCAAGAGGGGCGTGGAGTcgtccctggaggagctgacggAGATGCTGCTGCACCGGGATTGGTCCAGTCAGGTGAgggatctggggggggggggggggggtgagaaccggtgtgtgagtgtgtgagaacCGGTCTTTCTAGTCGGTACTGGTGTTTGGGTTAACAGACGGTTAACGGTTCCCCTCACCTGAAGACTTCATCTGTCTGGAGCAGATCAGTgggatgatggagatgatgatgagtaGTGAAGACAGTTCCTTTACTGGTGGGCTGGTCTCCAGGTGGGCTGGTCTACAGGTGGGCTGGTCTCCAGGTGGGCTGGTCTACAGGCGGGCTGGTCTCCAGGTTGGCTGGTCTACAGGTGGGCTGGTCTACAGGTGGGCTGGTCTCCAGGCGGGCTGGTCTACAGGTGGGCTGGTCTACAGGTGGGCTGGTCTACAGGTGGGCAGGTCTACGGGTGGGCAGGTCTCCGGGTGGGCAGGTCTACAGGTGGGCAGGTCTACAGGTGGGCTGGTCTACAGGTGGGCTGGTCTCCAGGTGGGCTGGTCTACAGGTGGGCAGGTCTACGGGTGGGCTGG
Protein-coding sequences here:
- the LOC101078030 gene encoding 5-hydroxytryptamine receptor 1B, with protein sequence MEDASQLRPAPELLNISRNYTHANLTPGAAGSDGNVAVQAGVAVTLALITFATTLSNAFVIATIYQSRKLHTPANFLIASLAVTDLLVSILVMPISALYTVSQTWTLGQVMCDIWLSSDITCCTASILHLCVIALDRYWAITDAVEYSKKRTPARAAGMIATAWVIAISISLPPFFWRQVKAEEVTSCNVNSDHIFYTIYSTFGAFYIPTLLLIALYGRIYVEARKRILKQSHNKPGKRLTSAHLITNSPGSVASTTSLNYGTNDSSSCDTTSSPNIGQVKVTVSDALLEKKRISAARERKATKTLGIILGAYIVCWLPFFIYTLLVPVCPSCFYPELFDSFTWLGYLNSLINPIIYTMSNEDFKQAFHKLIRFKCCRA
- the mei4 gene encoding meiosis-specific protein MEI4 isoform X6, with amino-acid sequence MESKTSNLQGACRRQWALSQARVALALVLVKIKPSGVSARQYADALASKLRILDEGWKKEARDLQEQVLRLRQELLMSQVVPGGLAASSSEAAGCDRTVDPASQDLFGPECVVQTDSETPELLPSVPLQRPADTPRLQERPQEVFPHVEFLQSLCALQRVRGDDHGLEPLWFPPDADAGSLLADSVCQLLDSVVKACKDPPPFGPGDPVLQACRVVSQATDLFCSQRLPSVEFKRGVESSLEELTEMLLHRDWSSQLPAPENLSECLIVLGSNNVSKSFLIRHLLTRLSGVADQLWQVFQRFLSHRRVSGVARKQTEV
- the mei4 gene encoding meiosis-specific protein MEI4 isoform X2, whose protein sequence is MESKTSNLQGACRRQWALSQARVALALVLVKIKPSGVSARQYADALASKLRILDEGWKKEARDLQEQVLRLRQELLMSQVVPGGLAASSSEAAGCDRTVDPASQDLFGPECVVQTDSETPELLPSVPLQRPADTPRLQERPQEVFPHVEFLQSLCALQRVRGDDHGLEPLWFPPDADAGSLLADSVCQLLDSVVKACKDPPPFGPGDPVLQACRVVSQATDLFCSQRLPSVEFKRGVESSLEELTEMLLHRDWSSQLPAPENLSECLIVLGSNNVSKSFLIRHLLTRLSGVADQLWQVFQDAEGSAIHKFPLAQYHNSFHLFWIVKTLLQNSKAPVRLQPQRCDENTR
- the mei4 gene encoding meiosis-specific protein MEI4 isoform X1 produces the protein MESKTSNLQGACRRQWALSQARVALALVLVKIKPSGVSARQYADALASKLRILDEGWKKEARDLQEQVLRLRQELLMSQVVPGGLAASSSEAAGCDRTVDPASQDLFGPECVVQTDSETPELLPSVPLQRPADTPRLQERPQEVFPHVEFLQSLCALQRVRGDDHGLEPLWFPPDADAGSLLADSVCQLLDSVVKACKDPPPFGPGDPVLQACRVVSQATDLFCSQRLPSVEFKRGVESSLEELTEMLLHRDWSSQLPAPENLSECLIVLGSNNVSKSFLIRHLLTRLSGVADQLWQVFQDAEGSAIHKFPLAQYHNSFHLFWIVKTLLQNSKVPYRAAAGSDATGFLAHLERRVFLLSEEFPLFSMYMWMIGGLLTSTGAGPTPAAAL
- the mei4 gene encoding meiosis-specific protein MEI4 isoform X8 is translated as MESKTSNLQGACRRQWALSQARVALALVLVKIKPSGVSARQYADALASKLRILDEGWKKEARDLQEQVLRLRQELLMSQVVPGGLAASSSEAAGCDRTVDPASQDLFGPECVVQTDSETPELLPSVPLQRPADTPRLQERPQEVFPHVEFLQSLCALQRVRGDDHGLEPLWFPPDADAGSLLADSVCQLLDSVVKACKDPPPFGPGDPVLQACRVVSQATDLFCSQRLPSVEFKRGVESSLEELTEMLLHRDWSSQLPAPENLSECLIVLGSNNVSKSFLIRHLLTRLSGVADQLWQVFQG
- the mei4 gene encoding meiosis-specific protein MEI4 isoform X3 encodes the protein MESKTSNLQGACRRQWALSQARVALALVLVKIKPSGVSARQYADALASKLRILDEGWKKEARDLQEQVLRLRQELLMSQVVPGGLAASSSEAAGCDRTVDPASQDLFGPECVVQTDSETPELLPSVPLQRPADTPRLQERPQEVFPHVEFLQSLCALQRVRGDDHGLEPLWFPPDADAGSLLADSVCQLLDSVVKACKDPPPFGPGDPVLQACRVVSQATDLFCSQRLPSVEFKRGVESSLEELTEMLLHRDWSSQLPAPENLSECLIVLGSNNVSKSFLIRHLLTRLSGVADQLWQVFQDAEGSAIHKFPLAQYHNSFHLFWIVKTLLQNSKQVDPSCDSQTQRRP
- the mei4 gene encoding meiosis-specific protein MEI4 isoform X5, which codes for MESKTSNLQGACRRQWALSQARVALALVLVKIKPSGVSARQYADALASKLRILDEGWKKEARDLQEQVLRLRQELLMSQVVPGGLAASSSEAAGCDRTVDPASQDLFGPECVVQTDSETPELLPSVPLQRPADTPRLQERPQEVFPHVEFLQSLCALQRVRGDDHGLEPLWFPPDADAGSLLADSVCQLLDSVVKACKDPPPFGPGDPVLQACRVVSQATDLFCSQRLPSVEFKRGVESSLEELTEMLLHRDWSSQDAEGSAIHKFPLAQYHNSFHLFWIVKTLLQNSKVPYRAAAGSDATGFLAHLERRVFLLSEEFPLFSMYMWMIGGLLTSTGAGPTPAAAL
- the mei4 gene encoding meiosis-specific protein MEI4 isoform X4; the encoded protein is MESKTSNLQGACRRQWALSQARVALALVLVKIKPSGVSARQYADALASKLRILDEGWKKEARDLQEQVLRLRQELLMSQVVPGGLAASSSEAAGCDRTVDPASQDLFGPECVVQTDSETPELLPSVPLQRPADTPRLQERPQEVFPHVEFLQSLCALQRVRGDDHGLEPLWFPPDADAGSLLADSVCQLLDSVVKACKDPPPFGPGDPVLQACRVVSQATDLFCSQRLPSVEFKRGVESSLEELTEMLLHRDWSSQLPAPENLSECLIVLGSNNVSKSFLIRHLLTRLSGVADQLWQVFQDAEGSAIHKFPLAQYHNSFHLFWIVKTLLQNSKVDPSCDSQTQRRP
- the mei4 gene encoding meiosis-specific protein MEI4 isoform X7 produces the protein MSQVVPGGLAASSSEAAGCDRTVDPASQDLFGPECVVQTDSETPELLPSVPLQRPADTPRLQERPQEVFPHVEFLQSLCALQRVRGDDHGLEPLWFPPDADAGSLLADSVCQLLDSVVKACKDPPPFGPGDPVLQACRVVSQATDLFCSQRLPSVEFKRGVESSLEELTEMLLHRDWSSQLPAPENLSECLIVLGSNNVSKSFLIRHLLTRLSGVADQLWQVFQDAEGSAIHKFPLAQYHNSFHLFWIVKTLLQNSKVPYRAAAGSDATGFLAHLERRVFLLSEEFPLFSMYMWMIGGLLTSTGAGPTPAAAL